One genomic window of Microbacterium testaceum StLB037 includes the following:
- the gltB gene encoding glutamate synthase large subunit → MASSLRSDTVGGSFPARQGMYDPSFEKDACGLAMVATLRGEAGHDIVDLALTALRNLEHRGAIGSDAGTGDGAGILTQMPDAFLREVVDFALPPVGEYAAGMVFLPLGHDERAAMKAGIEEIARHENLEVLGWREVPTEPDNLGKLAFEARPAFEQLFVSRPAVGEQPALSGIALDRRVYRLRKRARHELDAYFVSLSSRTLGYKGMVTTLQLEPFYPDLQDARFASELAVVHSRYSTNTFPSWPLAQPLRMLAHNGEINTVKGNRNWMRARQSQLESELIGDVRPLLPICTEGASDSASFDEVLELLTLTGRSLPHAIMMMVPEAYEKQATIDPDLRAFYDYHSMQMEPWDGPAALIFTDGTLVGATLDRNGLRPGRWTETTDGLVVIGSETGVLDFAPERIKRRGRLQPGRMFLVDTAERRIVEDEEIKASLAALEPWQEWVDAGRVKLSELPEREHIVHPIASITRRQRTFGYTEEEVRLLLTPMGQAGAEPLGAMGSDAPVAVLSDRPRLLFDYFSQQFAQVTNPPLDSIREEVVTSLSLGLGPERNLLDWGPEHTRTVTLDFPVIDNDELAKIQHIDTALPGRSSVTIRGLYRVEAGHKGLQKRLTQMCTEVDQAIEDGAEFIVLSDRDSNKDLAPIPSLLMLAAVHHHLIRKETRMKVGLVVEAGDVREVHHVATLIGYGASAVNPYLAMETVEYLVRAGFITGVTPEKAVKNLIYALGKGVLKIMSKMGISTVSSYAGAQVFEAVGLSREFVDAYFTGTESKLGGVGLDVIAAENAARHEYAYPEDAAARAHERLWTGGEYQWRRDGAPHLFNPDTVFRLQHATRERRYDIFREYTQLIDDQAHELKTLRGLFELRTGVRPPVPIDEVEPVSAIVKRFSTGAMSYGSISKEAHEVLAVAMNQIGGKSNTGEGGEDVDRLLDPTRRSAIKQVASGRFGVTSLYLTEADDIQIKLAQGAKPGEGGQLPPTKVYPWVARTRHATAGVGLISPPPHHDIYSIEDLKQLIFDLKRANPKARIHTKLVSQSGIGAVAAGVAKALSDVILVSGQDGGTGASPMNSLKHAGTPWELGLAETQQTLMLNGMRDRVVVQVDGQMKTGRDVIIGALLGAEEFGFATAPLVVSGCIMMRVCHLDTCPVGVATQNPVLRSRFTGKAEYIVNFMEFIAQEVREYLAALGYRSIDEIVGHAELLDVNGAVEHWKARGLNLAPILEGPRFADDEPRRHGRNQDHELEEHFDVQLIERAQDVIARGGKITIDLPIRNTARAVGTMLGHHVTKAHGEHGLPEGSIDVRLTGSAGQSFGAFMPAGITLRLEGDSNDYVGKGLSGGTIVVRPPRGSTFAASENVIAGNVIGYGATQGQMFLNGVVGERFLVRNSGATAVVEGVGDHALEYMTGGLAVILGSTGRNLGAGMSGGQAYVYRLDRDLVNREALASGELVLGELGSGDAEILRDLLEKHVAETDSTLARRLVEEFETEVHNFVRVLPRDYAAVLQTRQEALAEGLDPDGDVVWTRILEVTGG, encoded by the coding sequence ATGGCTTCCAGCCTGCGCTCCGACACCGTCGGAGGCTCATTCCCGGCCCGACAGGGAATGTACGACCCGTCGTTCGAGAAAGACGCCTGTGGCCTCGCCATGGTCGCGACTCTCCGCGGCGAGGCCGGGCACGACATCGTCGACCTGGCCCTGACCGCGCTGCGCAACCTCGAGCACCGTGGTGCCATCGGCTCCGACGCCGGCACCGGCGACGGCGCCGGCATCCTCACCCAGATGCCGGATGCCTTCCTGCGCGAGGTCGTGGACTTCGCCCTGCCGCCGGTGGGGGAGTACGCCGCGGGGATGGTCTTCCTTCCCCTCGGGCACGACGAGCGCGCCGCCATGAAAGCGGGCATCGAAGAGATCGCGCGCCACGAGAACCTCGAGGTGCTCGGCTGGCGCGAGGTGCCGACCGAGCCCGACAACCTCGGCAAGCTCGCGTTCGAGGCGCGCCCGGCGTTCGAGCAGCTGTTCGTCTCGCGTCCGGCCGTCGGCGAGCAGCCCGCCCTGTCCGGGATCGCCCTCGACCGGCGCGTCTACCGCCTGCGCAAGCGCGCCCGCCACGAGCTCGACGCGTACTTCGTGTCGCTGTCGAGCCGCACCCTGGGCTACAAGGGCATGGTCACCACGCTGCAGCTGGAGCCGTTCTACCCCGATCTCCAGGACGCGCGGTTCGCGTCCGAGCTGGCCGTGGTGCACTCGCGGTACTCGACGAACACCTTCCCGTCGTGGCCGCTCGCCCAGCCGCTGCGCATGCTCGCGCACAACGGTGAGATCAACACGGTCAAGGGCAACCGCAACTGGATGCGCGCGCGCCAGTCGCAGCTCGAGTCCGAGCTGATCGGCGACGTCCGCCCGCTGCTGCCCATCTGCACCGAGGGGGCGAGCGACTCGGCATCCTTCGACGAGGTCCTCGAGCTGCTCACCCTGACCGGCCGGAGCCTGCCGCACGCCATCATGATGATGGTTCCCGAGGCGTACGAGAAGCAGGCGACGATCGACCCCGATCTGCGCGCCTTCTACGACTACCACTCGATGCAGATGGAGCCGTGGGACGGGCCCGCCGCCCTGATCTTCACCGACGGCACGCTCGTCGGCGCGACCCTCGACCGCAACGGCCTGCGCCCGGGTCGTTGGACCGAGACCACCGACGGCCTCGTCGTGATCGGTTCCGAGACCGGCGTGCTCGACTTCGCCCCCGAGCGGATCAAGCGCCGCGGACGCCTGCAGCCGGGTCGCATGTTCCTCGTCGACACGGCCGAGCGCCGCATCGTCGAGGACGAGGAGATCAAGGCCAGCCTCGCCGCGCTCGAACCCTGGCAGGAGTGGGTCGACGCCGGACGCGTGAAGCTCAGCGAGCTGCCGGAGCGCGAGCACATCGTCCACCCGATCGCCTCGATCACGCGCCGCCAGCGGACCTTCGGCTACACCGAGGAAGAGGTGCGCCTGCTGCTCACCCCGATGGGGCAGGCCGGCGCCGAGCCGCTCGGCGCGATGGGCAGCGACGCCCCCGTCGCCGTCCTGAGCGACCGTCCGCGTCTGCTGTTCGACTACTTCTCGCAGCAGTTCGCACAGGTCACCAACCCGCCGCTCGACTCGATCCGCGAAGAGGTCGTGACCTCGCTGTCTCTGGGTCTCGGTCCGGAGCGCAACCTCCTCGACTGGGGTCCCGAGCACACCCGCACGGTGACGCTCGACTTCCCCGTGATCGACAACGACGAGCTCGCGAAGATCCAGCACATCGACACCGCCCTCCCGGGGCGGTCGTCGGTGACGATCCGCGGGCTGTACCGCGTCGAGGCGGGGCACAAGGGCCTGCAGAAGCGCTTGACGCAGATGTGCACCGAGGTCGACCAGGCCATCGAGGACGGCGCCGAGTTCATCGTGCTCAGCGACCGTGACTCGAACAAGGACCTGGCGCCGATACCGTCGCTGCTCATGCTCGCGGCCGTGCACCACCACCTCATCCGCAAAGAGACCCGCATGAAGGTCGGGCTCGTGGTCGAGGCCGGCGACGTGCGCGAGGTCCACCACGTGGCCACGCTCATCGGCTACGGCGCGTCGGCGGTCAACCCGTACCTCGCGATGGAGACCGTCGAGTACCTCGTGCGCGCGGGCTTCATCACCGGGGTCACCCCGGAGAAGGCCGTCAAGAACCTGATCTACGCGCTCGGCAAGGGCGTGCTGAAGATCATGTCGAAGATGGGCATCTCGACGGTGTCCTCGTACGCCGGCGCCCAGGTGTTCGAAGCGGTGGGTCTGTCGCGCGAGTTCGTCGACGCGTACTTCACCGGCACCGAGTCGAAGCTCGGCGGCGTGGGGCTCGACGTCATCGCGGCCGAGAACGCCGCGCGGCACGAGTACGCCTACCCCGAGGATGCCGCGGCGCGGGCGCACGAGCGCCTGTGGACCGGCGGTGAGTACCAGTGGCGTCGCGACGGTGCCCCGCACCTCTTCAACCCCGACACGGTGTTCCGCCTGCAGCACGCCACGCGCGAGCGCCGGTACGACATCTTCCGCGAGTACACGCAGCTGATCGACGACCAGGCGCACGAGCTGAAGACGCTCCGCGGGCTCTTCGAGCTGCGCACGGGCGTCCGTCCGCCCGTGCCGATCGACGAGGTCGAACCCGTGTCGGCGATCGTCAAGCGCTTCTCGACCGGAGCGATGAGCTACGGCTCGATCTCCAAAGAGGCGCACGAGGTCCTCGCCGTCGCGATGAACCAGATCGGCGGCAAGTCGAACACCGGTGAGGGCGGCGAAGACGTCGACCGCCTGCTCGACCCCACCCGTCGCAGTGCCATCAAGCAGGTGGCATCCGGTCGCTTCGGGGTGACGAGCCTCTACCTGACCGAGGCAGACGACATCCAGATCAAGCTCGCCCAGGGTGCCAAGCCCGGCGAGGGCGGTCAGCTGCCGCCGACCAAGGTGTACCCGTGGGTGGCGCGGACGCGCCACGCGACCGCGGGCGTCGGGCTCATCTCGCCCCCGCCGCACCACGACATCTACTCGATCGAAGACCTCAAGCAGCTCATCTTCGACCTCAAGCGCGCCAACCCGAAGGCCCGCATCCACACGAAGCTCGTCAGCCAGTCGGGTATCGGTGCGGTCGCAGCCGGTGTCGCCAAAGCACTGAGCGACGTCATCCTCGTCTCCGGCCAGGACGGCGGGACGGGCGCGAGCCCGATGAACTCGCTGAAGCACGCGGGCACCCCCTGGGAGCTGGGCCTCGCCGAGACGCAGCAGACGCTCATGCTCAACGGCATGCGCGACCGCGTCGTGGTGCAGGTCGACGGTCAGATGAAGACCGGCCGCGACGTCATCATCGGCGCGCTGCTCGGCGCCGAGGAGTTCGGTTTCGCCACGGCTCCGCTCGTGGTCTCGGGCTGCATCATGATGCGCGTCTGCCACCTCGACACCTGCCCCGTGGGCGTCGCGACGCAGAACCCGGTCCTGCGCTCGCGCTTCACCGGCAAGGCCGAGTACATCGTGAACTTCATGGAGTTCATCGCCCAGGAGGTGCGCGAGTACCTCGCCGCCCTCGGGTACCGCTCGATCGACGAGATCGTCGGGCACGCGGAGCTCCTGGACGTCAACGGCGCGGTCGAGCACTGGAAGGCGCGCGGCCTCAACCTGGCCCCGATCCTCGAGGGCCCGCGGTTCGCGGACGACGAGCCGCGCCGCCACGGCCGCAACCAGGACCACGAGCTCGAGGAGCACTTCGACGTGCAGCTCATCGAGCGCGCGCAGGACGTCATCGCCCGGGGCGGAAAGATCACGATCGACCTGCCCATCCGCAACACCGCGCGCGCGGTGGGGACGATGCTCGGCCACCACGTCACGAAGGCCCACGGCGAGCACGGCCTCCCCGAGGGCTCGATCGACGTGCGTCTGACCGGTTCAGCCGGGCAGTCGTTCGGTGCGTTCATGCCCGCCGGCATCACGCTGCGTCTCGAGGGCGACTCGAACGACTACGTCGGCAAGGGCCTGTCGGGCGGCACGATCGTCGTGCGCCCGCCGCGCGGGTCGACGTTCGCGGCCTCCGAGAACGTCATCGCCGGAAACGTCATCGGCTACGGCGCGACCCAGGGGCAGATGTTCCTGAACGGTGTCGTGGGCGAGCGTTTCCTCGTCCGCAACTCTGGGGCCACCGCGGTCGTCGAGGGCGTGGGAGACCACGCGCTCGAGTACATGACCGGTGGTCTCGCCGTGATCCTCGGCTCCACGGGCCGCAACCTCGGCGCCGGCATGTCGGGCGGGCAGGCCTACGTCTACCGTCTCGACCGTGACCTGGTGAACCGCGAGGCCTTGGCATCCGGTGAGCTCGTCCTCGGAGAACTCGGATCCGGGGATGCCGAGATCCTCCGCGATCTGCTCGAGAAGCACGTCGCGGAGACCGATTCCACGTTGGCCCGTCGTCTCGTCGAGGAGTTCGAGACCGAGGTGCACAATTTCGTCCGGGTGCTGCCGCGCGACTACGCCGCTGTGCTGCAGACCCGCCAGGAGGCATTGGCCGAGGGGCTCGACCCCGACGGCGACGTCGTCTGGACGCGCATTCTGGAGGTGACGGGTGGCTGA
- a CDS encoding glutamate synthase subunit beta: protein MADPKGFLKVTERELPKRRPVPVRIMDWKEVYEPGDSAVIRRQAGRCMDCGIPFCHKGCPLGNLIPEWNDLTWRGEGRAAIERLHATNNFPEFTGRLCPAPCESSCVLGINQPAVTIKQVEVSIIDEAFSNGWVEPEPPERLTGKTVAVVGSGPAGLAAAQQLTRAGHTVAVYERDDRIGGLLRYGIPDFKMEKRHLELRLRQMQAEGTRFRAGVEIGRDISWSDLRARYDAVVVATGSTVPRDLPIPGRDLDGVHFAMEYLVEGNKAVAGDQVPQQISAEGKHVVVIGGGDTGADCIGTAHRQGALSVTNLAIGKQPPSERPAEQPWPMMPNLFEMASAHEEGGERTFLASTVEFLGNAAGEVRALRVAETEYVDGRRVPKSGTEREIPADLVLIAMGFTGPESEHLGDQLGTRFTNRGNVERDATYATSTPGVFVAGDAGRGQSLIVWAIAEGRAAAAEVDTYLMGETVLPAPVRPTDVAIGLLPA, encoded by the coding sequence GTGGCTGACCCGAAAGGTTTTCTCAAGGTCACGGAGCGCGAGCTCCCGAAGCGTCGACCGGTGCCCGTGCGCATCATGGACTGGAAAGAGGTGTACGAGCCGGGTGATTCGGCCGTCATCCGCCGCCAGGCCGGCCGCTGCATGGACTGCGGCATCCCGTTCTGCCACAAGGGGTGCCCTCTCGGGAACCTGATCCCCGAGTGGAACGACCTCACGTGGCGCGGCGAGGGCCGCGCGGCGATCGAGCGCCTGCACGCGACGAACAACTTCCCGGAGTTCACCGGACGGTTGTGCCCCGCGCCCTGCGAGAGCTCGTGCGTGCTCGGCATCAACCAGCCGGCCGTCACCATCAAGCAGGTCGAGGTCTCGATCATCGACGAGGCCTTCTCCAACGGCTGGGTCGAGCCCGAGCCCCCGGAGCGCCTGACCGGTAAGACGGTCGCCGTGGTCGGTTCCGGCCCCGCCGGCCTCGCCGCAGCCCAGCAGCTCACGCGCGCCGGTCACACGGTCGCCGTCTACGAGCGCGACGACCGCATCGGCGGACTGCTGCGGTACGGCATCCCGGACTTCAAGATGGAGAAGCGCCACCTCGAGCTGCGCCTGCGCCAGATGCAGGCCGAGGGCACGCGTTTCCGCGCCGGCGTCGAGATCGGCCGGGACATCTCGTGGAGCGACCTCCGCGCGCGCTACGACGCCGTGGTGGTCGCCACCGGGTCGACCGTGCCGCGCGACCTGCCCATCCCGGGCCGCGACCTCGACGGCGTCCACTTCGCCATGGAGTACCTCGTCGAGGGCAACAAAGCTGTCGCGGGCGACCAGGTGCCGCAGCAGATCTCGGCCGAGGGCAAGCACGTCGTCGTCATCGGCGGCGGCGACACCGGTGCGGACTGCATCGGCACCGCGCACCGTCAGGGTGCTTTGAGCGTGACGAACCTCGCGATCGGCAAGCAGCCGCCGTCGGAGCGTCCGGCGGAGCAGCCCTGGCCGATGATGCCGAACCTGTTCGAGATGGCATCCGCCCACGAAGAGGGAGGGGAGCGCACGTTCCTTGCCTCGACCGTGGAGTTCCTCGGCAACGCCGCGGGCGAGGTGCGCGCACTGCGCGTCGCCGAGACCGAGTACGTCGACGGCCGTCGCGTCCCCAAGAGCGGGACCGAGCGCGAGATCCCCGCCGACCTGGTGCTCATCGCGATGGGCTTCACCGGCCCCGAGAGCGAGCACCTCGGCGACCAGCTCGGCACGCGCTTCACCAACCGCGGCAACGTCGAGCGCGACGCGACCTACGCCACGTCCACCCCGGGCGTGTTCGTGGCCGGCGACGCCGGTCGCGGACAGTCGCTCATCGTGTGGGCCATCGCCGAGGGCCGCGCGGCCGCCGCCGAGGTCGACACGTACCTGATGGGCGAGACGGTGCTCCCCGCACCCGTGCGTCCGACCGATGTCGCCATCGGCCTGCTGCCCGCCTAA
- the pyk gene encoding pyruvate kinase, translating to MRRAKIVATLGPATSSYEMVRAIIDAGVDVARLNLSHGDYSVHDANFANVRKAAEDAGRPVAALVDLQGPKIRLGKFENGPHELLPGDIFKITIEDILGTKEIVGTTFKGLPQDVRPGDFLLIDDGKVRVEVVETDGTVVTTRVIVGGPVSNNKGINLPGVAVNVPALSEKDEADLRWGLNAGADLIALSFVRDAKDIERVHEIMAEEGRYVPVIAKIEKPQAVDNLEEIIDAFDGIMVARGDLGVELPLEAVPIVQKRAVELARRMAKPVIVATQMLESMINSPVPTRAETSDVANAVLDGADAVMLSGETSVGDYPVVVVETMARIVASTEEHGLERIAPLTNKPRTQGGAITLAAVEVADFVEAKYLCVFTESGDSARRMSRLRSTIPMLAFTPEPGIRRRLALTWGVRSTLVEHVSHTDKMFLQVDDYLLSNDLAKVGDKVVVISGSPPGIAGSTNDLRVHRVGDAVHGAAPGYQEV from the coding sequence ATGAGACGCGCCAAGATCGTCGCAACACTCGGGCCCGCCACGTCGTCGTATGAGATGGTTCGCGCCATCATCGACGCCGGGGTGGACGTCGCCCGCCTCAACCTGAGCCACGGAGACTACTCCGTGCACGACGCCAACTTCGCCAACGTGCGCAAGGCGGCAGAGGACGCCGGCCGCCCGGTCGCCGCCCTCGTCGACCTCCAGGGTCCCAAGATCCGCCTCGGCAAGTTCGAGAACGGCCCGCACGAACTCCTGCCCGGTGACATCTTCAAGATCACGATCGAAGACATCCTCGGCACCAAGGAGATCGTCGGCACGACCTTCAAGGGTCTGCCCCAGGACGTCCGCCCCGGCGACTTCCTCCTCATCGACGACGGCAAGGTCCGCGTCGAGGTCGTCGAGACCGACGGCACCGTGGTGACCACCCGCGTCATCGTGGGCGGTCCCGTCTCGAACAACAAGGGCATCAACCTGCCCGGCGTCGCGGTCAACGTCCCCGCCCTGAGCGAGAAGGACGAAGCCGACCTGCGCTGGGGCCTGAACGCGGGCGCCGACCTGATCGCGCTCTCCTTCGTCCGGGATGCCAAGGACATCGAGCGCGTGCACGAGATCATGGCCGAGGAGGGGCGCTACGTGCCCGTCATCGCCAAGATCGAGAAGCCGCAGGCGGTCGACAACCTCGAAGAGATCATCGACGCGTTCGACGGCATCATGGTCGCCCGTGGCGACCTGGGCGTCGAGCTGCCGCTCGAGGCCGTGCCGATCGTGCAGAAGCGCGCCGTGGAGCTCGCCCGCCGCATGGCGAAGCCGGTCATCGTCGCGACGCAGATGCTCGAGTCGATGATCAACAGCCCGGTGCCGACGCGCGCCGAGACCTCCGACGTCGCCAACGCCGTCCTCGACGGCGCGGACGCGGTCATGCTCTCGGGCGAGACCAGCGTCGGCGACTACCCGGTCGTGGTCGTCGAGACCATGGCTCGCATCGTCGCCTCGACCGAGGAGCACGGTCTGGAGCGCATCGCGCCCCTGACCAACAAGCCCCGCACGCAGGGCGGCGCCATCACGCTCGCCGCCGTCGAGGTCGCCGACTTCGTCGAGGCGAAGTACCTCTGCGTGTTCACCGAATCGGGTGACTCGGCGCGTCGCATGTCGCGTCTGCGCTCCACGATCCCGATGCTGGCGTTCACGCCGGAGCCCGGCATCCGTCGCCGTCTGGCCCTCACGTGGGGCGTGCGCTCGACGCTGGTGGAGCACGTGTCGCACACCGACAAGATGTTCCTCCAGGTCGACGACTACCTGCTGTCGAACGACCTCGCGAAGGTCGGCGACAAGGTCGTCGTCATCTCGGGTTCCCCTCCCGGAATCGCCGGCTCGACGAACGACCTGCGCGTGCACCGCGTCGGCGACGCCGTCCACGGCGCGGCCCCCGGGTACCAGGAAGTCTGA
- a CDS encoding ANTAR domain-containing response regulator, with the protein MTDQEAAPASAPAAPRRVVVAEDESLIRLDIVEILRDNGYDVVGEAGDGETAVQLATELRPDLVIMDVKMPQLDGISAAEKLSKNHIAPVVLLTAFSQKELVERASEAGALAYVVKPFTPNDLLPAIEIALARYEQIITLEAEVADMVERFETRKLVDRAKGLLNEKMGLSEPEAFRWIQKASMDRRLTMQDVAKAIIEQLAPKKG; encoded by the coding sequence GTGACTGATCAAGAAGCCGCTCCGGCCTCCGCGCCCGCCGCCCCCCGCCGCGTCGTCGTGGCGGAGGACGAGTCGCTCATCCGTCTCGACATCGTCGAGATCCTCCGCGACAACGGCTACGACGTCGTCGGCGAGGCCGGCGACGGCGAGACCGCCGTGCAGCTGGCGACCGAACTCCGCCCGGATCTCGTGATCATGGACGTGAAGATGCCGCAACTCGACGGCATCAGCGCCGCCGAGAAGCTGAGCAAGAACCACATCGCGCCCGTCGTGCTGCTGACGGCGTTCAGCCAGAAGGAGCTCGTGGAGCGTGCGAGCGAGGCCGGTGCCCTGGCCTACGTCGTGAAGCCGTTCACGCCGAACGACCTCCTGCCGGCGATCGAGATCGCCCTGGCCCGGTACGAGCAGATCATCACGCTCGAGGCCGAGGTCGCCGACATGGTCGAGCGCTTCGAGACCCGCAAGCTCGTCGACCGGGCCAAGGGCCTGCTCAACGAGAAGATGGGCCTGTCCGAGCCGGAGGCCTTCCGCTGGATCCAGAAGGCGTCCATGGACCGCCGTCTGACCATGCAGGACGTCGCGAAGGCGATCATCGAGCAGCTGGCTCCCAAGAAGGGCTGA
- a CDS encoding hotdog fold thioesterase, with the protein MTSTIPDPLSGLDWVKKRGMGALAEKMGFEWVEFTIDRCVATMPVEGNTQPVGLLHGGAYVVLGESLGSMAANLHAGEGKLAVGIDINATHTRSATSGRVTGVCTPIHLGRSLTVHEIVISDDQGRRCSTVRITNMIKDAPQG; encoded by the coding sequence ATGACGTCCACGATCCCCGACCCCCTGTCCGGCCTCGACTGGGTGAAGAAGCGCGGAATGGGCGCTCTCGCCGAGAAGATGGGCTTCGAATGGGTGGAGTTCACCATCGATCGATGCGTGGCGACCATGCCCGTCGAGGGCAACACCCAGCCCGTCGGCCTCCTGCACGGCGGCGCCTACGTGGTGCTGGGCGAGTCGCTCGGCTCGATGGCGGCGAACCTCCACGCCGGCGAGGGGAAGCTCGCGGTCGGCATCGACATCAACGCCACGCACACGCGATCCGCGACCTCCGGCCGCGTCACCGGCGTCTGCACGCCGATCCACCTCGGGCGGAGCCTGACGGTGCACGAGATCGTGATCTCCGACGACCAGGGGCGTCGGTGCTCCACGGTGCGCATCACGAACATGATCAAGGACGCGCCGCAGGGCTGA